The DNA region TTGTATCCCAAAGACTATGAGTTTAGCAAAGATGAATTGATATTGTTATGGATGGCAGAGAATTTTTTGCAACCAGCAGGAAAAAAGACTCCAGAAGAAGTTGGTGATGAATATTTTGATGAATTGACTGCGAGATCATTTTTCCAACCTCATAAGATTCGTGAAAACAAGTTTGTGATGCATGATCTGGTGCATGATTTGGCAATGATATTTGCTGGAGAATTCCATTTCAGAGCTGAAGAGCTTGAGAACGCAGTTGAGGTTGATATTAAAACTCGCCATTTGTCACATAATGCCAAAGGCAATTATCCAATCTCAAAACTTTTGGAAGTTTGTGACCGAGTAAAACACACAAGGACATTTCTTGGGCTCAATTTGAATTCACAGATTCCTTTTAACATGGAAAATGCACCTTGTATCTTGCTGTCAAAGTTGAAGTACCTGAGGGCTTTGTCGTTCTAtcgctttcctcttgaatcattGCCTGATTCAATAGGCGAGTTGATTCATTTGCGTTACTTGGATTTGTCTTACACCGACATGATGACATTGCCCGATACACTTTGCAACTTGTACAATTTACAAACATTGAAGCTGGTTGGATGTTGGAAACTAACAGCCCTTCCTGTTAGCATGAAAGATCTTACAAACTTGCGTTACCTTGATATTAGCCTGACTCGTTTGCATGAGATGCCGGAAGGCATGAGCAAATTGACAAGTTTGCAGGTTTTAAGCAGCTATGTTGTTGGGAAGCGTGAAGGGAACAAGATTAATGAATTGGGAGCACTTGCAAATCTACACCAAACAATTTTCATTCGCAAATTGGAGAATGTGGTCAATAGCAGCGAAGCTTTGGAAGCAAAAATGTTTGATAAGGATGGCATTCAATCTTTGATCTTGAACTGGTCGACAGATAAATTGCGAGAATATAGTTGATTCCCAAATTGAAAGAGATATACTTGAAGAGTTACGACCTCATAGTAATTTGAAACAACTACAAATTTGGGGTTACAGGGGTACAACATTTCCAGATTGGGTGGGACATTTTTCTTACCACAACATCACCCAAATAACACTGGGTGGTTTTTTTTCGGgttatttcaagaattgttgtaTGCTTCCTTCACTTGGACAGCTGCCCTCTTTGCAGCACCTGGAAATTTCAAAGTTTGAAAGGCTTCCTATTGTGGGTGCTGAGTTTTACCGAAATGATGAATCTTGTCTGGAGACTCCATTTCCAATGCTTGAAACTCTTAGATTTCAGTCAATGCCTTGCTGGGAGGAATGGCGTTCATTGGAGTTGAATTCATTTCCTCGACTTAGGGAGCTTATCATAAGGGATTGTTCCATGTTGAGAGGAGATTTGCCAAATCAACTACCATCTTTGCGGTCACTTCGTATTGAGAATTGCGAGCAGCTCAGTTGTTGTGTTCCAAGAGGTCCTGCGATTACCTCTTTACGCATAGAAGGAAGCAATGAAGTGAGAATTGAGGAGCTACCTCCTTTGCTGGATAAGCTTTCAATTAATGGAAAGCATCAAGCGGAGTCGGTGATGGAGGCCATTACGCACACCCAACTCACTTGCCTCACATCTTTATCCATCTCAGATTATTTATCCACAGCGTAGCTTGAGATCTCTTACCATCAGCTACTGCGAGAAACAACTCAGCTGTGTAGCATTGCTGTTTCATGGGCTTACTCATCTTTATATTGAAGGTGAATGTGAGAGTGTGAAGTGTCTCCCAAAGGAAGGTTGGTTGCCTGCCACCCTTGAGTATCTCAGACTGGATAGCATTAAAAGTGTGGAGATGTTGGAATGCAAGGGACTTGCCCACCTCACCTCTCTCCAACAATTATCTATTCATTTTTGTTACAATTTGGAGAACATTGACGGAGAAAAGCTGCCTGCCTCTCTGTTACGACTCACCATCTATGGAAGCCCTTTGCTGGGTAAACGGTGTGAGATGAAGGACCCGCAGGTTTGGCCCAAAATTTCCCACATCCCCGCCATTTATGTTGATAAGAGATGGATTTGGTAATCCAACAACTTCAACAGGTAATTCTTTCTATCTCACACAACATTACTCTATGTTGCTGACTCGCTAGTTTTTCATTcgtcattattattgttattcttCATTGTTATTAATGTCTTGTATCATTCATACAGCTTTTCCAACAAGAGATAACTTGTGCAGTTACGATTTTGCTTTTCATGCATCCATAATATTCAATCATTCTAATACTCACAGGAATTCTCAGAAACAAGACAATCATAATAACTGCAACAGAGGAAGGTTCTTCAGGAGATAAGGGTAGAAAACAGAGAATGGAATTCTCACCATGATTGCTTTCATATAAGTGGTTAAGAAACCTGATGATAAAAGTGGTATGGATGGCTGAACTTCAAATCATTTCATGAAAATTTGCATATTACCTGAGAAGGAATATCTACTTTATAATGTTGGAATAACTTTGATTactcaaaatatgaaaatttgtaTGTGGTGGATGAAACTTTCTTGCAGAAAGCAACTTAGCAACCAGGGACAATAATGGACACAATCCAAGAGATTCAAGAGTGGCATGACACACTGATTGATACAGAGAGGAGCCCCAATGAACTTCATCAACTGTTCTTGGACATGCCTGTTTTGGTCCAGCCGGGGGTCTGCGGTGGGTCCAGCCGTTCCAGTTTGCAAGGAAGCACCAGAAGAATACCGGAAGTCCACTTTCATTGCATTCATAATATTGATCATTTTCATATTGATTTTTgtccagtcaccaaaaaaaaaattgattattgtcCTTATTTACCTTTTGAATTTCGGTTCATGTGTATGTTACACTCAAATTCTTCCAAACCATCTGATAATAAATTTCAGGCGCATGAACTAAAGTTTAGCAGATAAATTTAGTTTTGCTTTAGTTAATGGGATATTGATTGGTGGCTATGAACAAATTGGACTAATTCAAAACCTTATCAAGAGAAATCAGGTCAACATATTCTGTCACTGTGTCACATAACCATTGCATTGTAAAATAATACCTTCTTTGTTTTTCTGAACCTACGCTTTTCAAGATTGAGAATCTCATGTTCATGGTCTGGAAGGTTATACTTGTAGTGAAATAAGAGTGGCAAAGATTCACAAATGAAAAGTATAGGCAATGCAGAATATTTAAGTGGTTAAACAATGAAAAGGGAATGAattaagatgatgatgatgaagacaaTCTTGAAGAATGCCATCATCTGTCCACTTGCATTCGCTAACCTTCTCCATGAGTTGACAGCAGCTCCTTATTATTGGGGTTTAATTCATCCATAGCCACTCTAATCTCTTTTGAATGCATGTATTTTGTTTTTtgggatttaaaaaattttctttacatGTAACACATGCTATAAATATTGTTG from Arachis hypogaea cultivar Tifrunner chromosome 10, arahy.Tifrunner.gnm2.J5K5, whole genome shotgun sequence includes:
- the LOC140175777 gene encoding putative disease resistance RPP13-like protein 1; amino-acid sequence: MLPSLGQLPSLQHLEISKFERLPIVGAEFYRNDESCLETPFPMLETLRFQSMPCWEEWRSLELNSFPRLRELIIRDCSMLRGDLPNQLPSLRSLRIENCEQLSCCVPRGPAITSLRIEGSNEVRIEELPPLLDKLSINGKHQAESIIYPQRSLRSLTISYCEKQLSCVALLFHGLTHLYIEGECESVKCLPKEGWLPATLEYLRLDSIKSVEMLECKGLAHLTSLQQLSIHFCYNLENIDGEKLPASLLRLTIYGSPLLGKRCEMKDPQVWPKISHIPAIYVDKRWIW